Within Bacteroidales bacterium, the genomic segment CCAAAGGGCATACTCTTGTTATTCCAAAGAAAGAAACGGATAATTTGTTTGATTTAGATGATAGCACATACAGCGAACTTTGTCTGCTTGCAAAGAAAATAGCAATAGCTATTAAAAAAAATATACCATGTAAAAAAGTTGGAGTAGCTGTTGTTGGTTTGGAAGTTCCTCATGCACATATTCATCTTATTCCCATAAACGGTATTTTCGATATAGATTTCAGTAAGCCTAAACTTAAACTTAAAGAAGAAGAATTAAAAGAAATAGCTTTAAAAATATCATCTTCAATTTTTTAGGTTATTTTATACCGACAGAAAAGAGGTTTGTAAAAATATTTTTTGTTTTCTGTACGGTATAACTCGTTCTAAACAGTTTTGCTTTTGTAAACCTGAAAAGAACGAGTATAAACCAGTTTTTTTGTTTACGGAATATTTTCTATATTTACTAGAAAATAATAAATTATGGAAACGTATAATAACTCTAATCAAAACAATTCGCAAAATCAGGGTGGGCTTTCTACTAATATTATATTAAAAATATGCGGAGCATTAGCTGTGGTGTTTTTAATGTTCCTTCCTGTTGCTGGTTGCGAAGGTTACAGTAACTATAATGTTAATGGATATGATATTATTTTTAAAGCGAAAGAACTAAGTGTGTTTTTAATATTTTTTATAATATCAGTTTTGTGTGGTGTAGCAATATTATTTTTTAATAAACCGATTCAATTTATTATTGTTTCACTTTCAGGGTTGATTGCATTTCTGGCAGCTTATTTTCTTGCTAAAAGCAAAGACGGGATGCAAATGATGGAGATGAAAATTGGAGCTTACCTGGCAATGCTAACCTATATTGCTATTGCTGTAATAAGTTTTATTAAAAATTCAACAGAGAAAAAACCTTTATATAATCAACCATTTACTCAGCAGCCATATCAGCAGCAACCACAATATAATCCGCAACAGCAAAATCCGACACAACAATATTCACAGGCACAATATAACCCACAGCTGCAAAAACCAACACCACCATTAAGACCAAAATTTTGTACAAAATGCGGAAATAAATTTCCTGAAAATTACCAGGGAAAATTTTGCACACAATGTGGCGCATCTATTCAATTACCCAAGCAATAGAAGGACTAGTATGCAGATTTGAACTGTTTCAGAAAACGTAAATCATTTTCTGAGAACATACGAATATCTTTTACTCTATATTTAAGATTAGTGATGCGTTCAATGCCCATTCCAAAAGCATAGCCTGAATAAATTTCGGGATCGATGTTACAATTTTTTAGTACGTTCGGGTCAACCATACCACAGCCTAATATTTCAACCCATCCGGTGTGTTTGCAAAATGCACAACCTTTACCGCCGCATAAAAAACAGGATATATCCATTTCAGCTGAAGGCTCAGTAAAAGGGAAATAGGATGGACGTAATCTTGTTTTTGTGTCTTCGCCAAACATTTCTTTTGCAAAATAAAATAATACCTGTCGAAGGTCAGCAAAGGAAATATTTTTATCAACATATAATCCTTCAACTTGATGGAAGAAGCAGTGAGCGCGCGAAGAAATAGCTTCATTGCGATATACTCTTCCCGGAAATAATTTTCGAATGGGTGGCTTTTCGCTTTCCATTACACGGATTTGCACTGAAGAAGTATGGGTACGCAAAGCAATATCCGGATTCTTTTTAATAAAGAAAGTATCCTGCATATCGCGTGCTGGATGCTCTTCGGGAAAATTCAATGCACTGAAATTATGCCAGTCGTCTTCAATTTCCCTTCCTTCCGAAACGGTAAAACCAATACGTGAAAATATTTCATTTATTTTATTCCTGATGATTGATAAGGGATGACGTGCTCCAACATCAATGAAATCAGTAGGAAGCGAAAGGTCGTTGTCATTTTTATCAGAATGCACAGTTGATTCAAAATCATTTTTAAATTTATCAAATTTCTCTTGCGCGGAATTTTTCAGATCGTTCAGTAGTTTACCTACTTCTTTTTTTTCTTCAGCTGCAACATTTTTTAAATCATTGAAAAGTCCTGTAACCAAGCCTTTCTTAGAAAGATATTTTATACGGAATTGTTCAGCATCTTCAATATTTTTGGCTGAGAATTTTTCAATTTCTTTTAATATTTCCTGAATTTTACTATGCATGAAAATAAAATTATTCAATTACTTTAACTGTCATTTTTACATCTTGTTTTGGCCTGTTAAATTTTGGGTCCACTTTAACAGCAGCAATCTTATCAACTACATCTAATCCTTCATAAACCTCACCAAAAACCGTATAATTACCATCAAGGTGTGGAGTTCCTCCAATAGTTTTATATACTTCGCGTTGTTCTTTGGTGTAAGGTTTTCCTACACGCTGTTCAAAGAAGTTTAATTCTTCGTCAGAGAATTTTTTACCCTGAACAATGTAGAATTGCGAACCTGACGAAGCCTTTAGCGGGTTTACATCATCACCGGTTCTGGCGGCAGCTAATGCGCCTTTTTTATGAAAATACTTTGAAGCATCTATTTCAGCAGGAATGGTATATTCGGGACCACCGTTTCCAAGAATTGCTGTTGAATCGGCATTTTTTGAATCGGGGTCGCCACCTTGTATCATAAAATTTTGAATAACCCGGTGAAAAATAGTACCATTAAAATAACCTTCTTTAGCAAGTTTAATAAAATTATCGCGGTGCTGTGGTGTGCCATTGTACAGTTTAATTTTAATATCGCCAAAACTTGTACTGATACAAACTTTTTTTAACGAATCGTCAGAAAGATTTTGATGTGTGCTCATAAAAGATGCTCCTGTGTAAGAATAGAAAATTGTTATGATAAATAAACCAGCAAAAAATGATACGATCTTTTTCATATTAGAGTTGATTTGCTTAGTATAAATAAATTTATTATGTTTGCATGTTAAAACAACAAAATTACAAATATTCGTGAACTATGAAAGCAATATTTAAATCCATTTTCATAATATTCATTTTATCTTTTATTGTTTTCTCATTTTCTACCTGCAAGAAAGATACAGAATGTGATGCAGTAATAACAGTAAAGCTGGAAAGCGATACCACATCGGTTGTTCCGGGGGCTTTAGTGGAATTAAAGAAACACGATGTTTACATTCAGGGGATAAGCGATGCTGCCGGACAGTTCAGGCATACTTTCAAATTGGATGCTATTCTTGATGTTGCTGCTACTTTAAATGGAACTCCTGATACATTATCGGGTGCAACAGTTATTCGTTTAAAACCTGGTGAAACGGTTTATAAAACAGTTTTTATAAAGTAATATCAATAATTAAAGAAATTTTCTGAATCCTTGTCAATCTATGATAAGGATTTTTTTATTTATCGGAAATATTCATTTTTTCATTATAACAATCTCTGCAAAGGGGTTCGTAGCTGTCTTTTTCGCCCAGAAGAACCAGTTTATTACTGGCAATCGTGCGATGCGATATATGAGCAAGGTTGCCACATTTCATACAAACAGCATGTACTTTGGTAACATATTCAGCAGTTGCCAGTAATGCAGGAATAGGACCAAAAGGTTTGCCCATGAAATCCATATCAAGCCCGGCAACTATAACTCGAATTCCCCTATTTGCCAATTGATTGCATACATTGGGAAGTTCATCATCAAAGAACTGGGCCTCGTCAATTCCAATAACATCAACATCATTAGCTAAAAGCAGAATATTGGAAGACGATGGTACCGGTGTAGACATGATTGCATTTTTATCATGCGACACAACTTGTTCTTCATCATATCTTATATCGATAGCTGGTTTGAAAATTTCAACTTTCTGTTTCGCAATCTTTGCTCTTTTTAATCGTCTTATCAGTTCTTCCGTTTTTCCTGAAAACATAGAACCACATACAACTTCAATCCAGCCACGCTTTTTGGAAGAATCTATCGGGTTTTCTAAAAACATTTTTTCTGTGAATGATAATCTTTTTTATCTTTATTCGTTTTTTTAAAAGTAAGTAAAAATAAAGTTTTTTATACAAATAAATGATATTATGGACAGGAAAATAATTTTGAACGAAATTGTATCACTTCAGGAAACCATTGCCGAACAGACCGAAACTATTATAAATTATAATGATTCCATTCCTCAAATTGAGATTGATATTATTCTTTCCAATATACGAAGTTTATACGAAAAGTTTTACGAGATAAATAAAACAAATAAACCTGGAATTATCATAGAAAAAAATGAAAAACAAATTCAGGTAACAAAAGAAAAAATAGTAAAACCGGTCATTGAAGAACAACCTCCCGTTACTGAAAAAGAAATTGCAGAATTTGAAAAGAACATGTTGATTGATTCAATGGCACAATACACCATGCTTTCAGAATCAATTACCGAAGAAAAAAAATCAGAAAAAACAGAAGAAATAGAATTCCCACAGAAAAAAATTAAACAGCAAAAAAAATCTTCGCCCGATCTTTTTTCGGACGATAACACTATTGCTGATAAATTTAAAGACGAAAAAAAATCTTTAAATGAAGTTCTTTCGGATAAAACTTCAGATATAAGTCTTGCTTCAAGGCTTCAGAAAAACCAAATAAAAGACCTGAAATCGGCAATAGGTATCAATGAAAAATTTATGCTTATCAATGAACTTTTTGAAGGCAGTTTACAAAAATATAATGAAAATATTAATTCGCTTAATTCCTTTACTGATAAGGCGGAAGCTATGAAATTCGTTGAAGGGTTGAAGAAAGAATTTTCATGGAAAGAAAATAGTGAAGCATATATTATGATTACGGATTTGGTTTCCAGGAAATATTTGTAACCCGGTTCTGATGAAAAAATATTTTTTTCTTTTTGTTTTTCTTTTTTCCTTCTTCTTCAATTTTGCACAGGATATAAATTATGCCCGGAATATAATCGATTCCTTGTGTTCGCCACAAATGCATGGGCGCGGTTATGTTAATAATGGACAAGGAATAGCTGCCGATTTTATTGCAAAAGAATTTGCAAAAAGTAATTTGATATTTTTTGGAGAAAATTATTTTCAGAAATTTAATTTATCCATTTCTACACTTCCGGGTGCTGTTGAATTAAAAATTGGCAAAAAACAATTCAAGCCCGGGGTTGACTTCATGGTAACATCAGCGGGTGCGTCAATCAAAGGAAAATATAGCGTACTT encodes:
- a CDS encoding peptidylprolyl isomerase, producing MSTHQNLSDDSLKKVCISTSFGDIKIKLYNGTPQHRDNFIKLAKEGYFNGTIFHRVIQNFMIQGGDPDSKNADSTAILGNGGPEYTIPAEIDASKYFHKKGALAAARTGDDVNPLKASSGSQFYIVQGKKFSDEELNFFEQRVGKPYTKEQREVYKTIGGTPHLDGNYTVFGEVYEGLDVVDKIAAVKVDPKFNRPKQDVKMTVKVIE
- a CDS encoding HIT family protein, which encodes MASIFSKIVKGEIPCYKIAETENCFAFLDINPLAKGHTLVIPKKETDNLFDLDDSTYSELCLLAKKIAIAIKKNIPCKKVGVAVVGLEVPHAHIHLIPINGIFDIDFSKPKLKLKEEELKEIALKISSSIF
- the pheS gene encoding phenylalanine--tRNA ligase subunit alpha, whose protein sequence is MHSKIQEILKEIEKFSAKNIEDAEQFRIKYLSKKGLVTGLFNDLKNVAAEEKKEVGKLLNDLKNSAQEKFDKFKNDFESTVHSDKNDNDLSLPTDFIDVGARHPLSIIRNKINEIFSRIGFTVSEGREIEDDWHNFSALNFPEEHPARDMQDTFFIKKNPDIALRTHTSSVQIRVMESEKPPIRKLFPGRVYRNEAISSRAHCFFHQVEGLYVDKNISFADLRQVLFYFAKEMFGEDTKTRLRPSYFPFTEPSAEMDISCFLCGGKGCAFCKHTGWVEILGCGMVDPNVLKNCNIDPEIYSGYAFGMGIERITNLKYRVKDIRMFSENDLRFLKQFKSAY
- a CDS encoding zinc ribbon domain-containing protein: METYNNSNQNNSQNQGGLSTNIILKICGALAVVFLMFLPVAGCEGYSNYNVNGYDIIFKAKELSVFLIFFIISVLCGVAILFFNKPIQFIIVSLSGLIAFLAAYFLAKSKDGMQMMEMKIGAYLAMLTYIAIAVISFIKNSTEKKPLYNQPFTQQPYQQQPQYNPQQQNPTQQYSQAQYNPQLQKPTPPLRPKFCTKCGNKFPENYQGKFCTQCGASIQLPKQ
- a CDS encoding thymidine kinase; amino-acid sequence: MFLENPIDSSKKRGWIEVVCGSMFSGKTEELIRRLKRAKIAKQKVEIFKPAIDIRYDEEQVVSHDKNAIMSTPVPSSSNILLLANDVDVIGIDEAQFFDDELPNVCNQLANRGIRVIVAGLDMDFMGKPFGPIPALLATAEYVTKVHAVCMKCGNLAHISHRTIASNKLVLLGEKDSYEPLCRDCYNEKMNISDK